In a genomic window of Scheffersomyces stipitis CBS 6054 chromosome 4, complete sequence:
- the ACP1 gene encoding mitochondrial acyl carrier protein (go_function cofactor binding), with amino-acid sequence MFRLAVRSARVQMARAPVAAAIVRAPVRFYAVAPITKEEVTSRAFEALKTVAALQESKLTLEANFQKDLGLDSLDTVEALVALEEEFDLEIPDKISDEIKTVGEAVDYIYEEERKL; translated from the coding sequence ATGTTTAGATTAGCTGTTCGTTCTGCTCGTGTGCAAATGGCCAGAGCtcctgttgctgctgctattGTCAGAGCCCCAGTGCGTTTCTACGCTGTTGCTCCCATcaccaaggaagaagttaCTAGTCGTGCTTTTGAAGCCTTGAAGACTGTTGCCGCCTTGCAAGAATCCAAGCTCACTTTAGAGGCCAACTTCCAGAAGGACTTAGGATTGGACTCTTTGGACACCGTGGAAGCCTTGGTTgccttggaagaagaattcgaCTTGGAGATTCCAGACAAAATCTCTGACGAAATCAAGACTGTGGGAGAAGCCGTTGATTACATCtacgaagaagaacgtAAGTTGTAA
- the SDS2 gene encoding regulatory subunit for the mitotic function of type I protein phosphatase (regulatory subunit for the mitotic function of type I protein phosphatase Interacts with and may be a positive regulator of GLC7 which encodes type1 protein phosphatase) → MTADKIDQAPSQSESTQLPSSSAPIPASTQSSGLAATEETILSHTEDEDEEEVEDDENEPLPVEYPGTVVPDTRQEEIDADQDLTTDLDPNTDYIDLIHLKISSLDDLHLERFSKLESLCLRQNLLTSIVELDTLPADTMEELDLYDNRINHISSSIKRLVKLKNLDLSFNKIKNIKNLETLTKLENLYFVQNKIKEIKNLETLTSLKNLELGGNKIEYISENLNTLVNLQQLWLGKNKIHKFENMSNLVNLRVLSIQSNRITKIEGLDKLTNLEELYLSHNGIEKIENLDHNTNLNVLDVTSNKLTKLENLSHLTKLTDFWCSYNHIATFEEISKELGKLPELDTVYFEGNPVQTQNMTAYRRKLKLNLGPSLTKIDATYIRS, encoded by the coding sequence ATGACAGCTGACAAAATCGACCAGGCTCCTAGTCAATCAGAGTCTACCCAGTTGCCATCTTCACTGGCTCCGATCCCGGCCCTGACTCAGTCTCTGGGTTTAGCTGctacagaagaaacgaTCTTGTCTCAcactgaagatgaagacgaagaagaagtagaagacgacgaaaacGAGCCACTTCCTGTGGAATACCCGGGAACTGTTGTTCCTGATACTCGCCAGGAAGAAATCGATGCTGACCAAGACTTGACTACGGACTTAGATCCCAACACGGACTACATTGACCTTATccatttgaagatttcacTGTTGGATGACCTTCATCTCGAGAGATTCTCCAAGTTAGAGTCGTTATGTTTGAGACAGAACTTGCTTACTTCGATAGTGGAGTTGGATACCCTTCCCGCAGACACCATGGAGGAATTGGACTTATACGACAACAGAATCAATCATATTTCCAGTAGCATCAAGCGATTagtcaagttgaaaaatctcGATTTGTCATTCAataaaatcaaaaatatcaaaaattTAGAAACATTGACCAAACTTGAAAACTTGTACTTCGTGCAGAATAAAATCAAAgagatcaagaacttggagaCCTTGACCAGCTTAAAGAACTTAGAGTTGGGAGGTAACAAGATAGAGTATATAAGTGAAAACCTTAACACTTTAGTCAACCTACAACAGTTATGGTTGGGAAAAAACAAAATTCACAAGTTTGAGAACATGTCgaacttggtcaacttgAGAGTGCTCTCAATACAGTCCAATAGAATCACCAAGATCGAGGgcttggacaagttgaccaacttggaagaattgtacTTGTCTCATAACGGTATAGAGAAAATTGAGAATTTGGACCATAACACGAATCTTAATGTGCTAGACGTTACTTCCAACAAATTGACCAAACTTGAGAACTTGTCGCATCTCACCAAATTGACAGACTTCTGGTGTTCATACAATCATATCGCTACCTTTGAGGAGATCTCCAAGGAGCTAGGCAAGCTTCCAGAGCTAGACACTGTCTATTTTGAGGGAAACCCAGTTCAGACTCAGAACATGACGGcatatagaagaaagttgaaattgaacttgggCCCCAGCTTGACCAAGATTGATGCCACCTACATACGTAGCTAG
- the HSP18 gene encoding 18 kDa heat shock protein (HSP 18), with protein MFRHNFFDNEFDNFFSSDFFNRPRRYESKLLHGYYSPSRLIESRYPRQLVRRDFEDDWLAHFNDGKIFTGFDENVTTKEEPDKYIVSFKGEDLKNKGLKVDFRRKENELTISVEEKKTEEKEGVTSSYTNSYQSSVRFDKKVRPDDVSADFKDNTVVITIPKLECDEENVVNVSIEGHNVDHLIDEAPAKTLAEPVEEPSKTTKENSK; from the coding sequence ATGTTCAGACACAATTTCTTTGACAACGAGTTTGACAACTTTTTCTCTTCggatttcttcaacagacCTAGGAGATATGAATCCAAATTACTTCATGGTTACTACAGCCCAAGTCGGTTGATTGAGCTGAGGTACCCTCGCCAACTTGTGAGACGTGATTTCGAAGATGACTGGCTTGCTCATTTCAATGACGGCAAGATATTTACTGGTTTTGACGAAAACGTAACCACCAAAGAGGAGCCAGACAAGTACATCGTGTCATTCAAAGGAGaggacttgaagaacaagggATTGAAGGTTGACTTCCGTAGAAAGGAGAACGAATTGACTATTTctgttgaagagaagaagacagaagaaaaggaggGCGTGACTTCCTCCTACACTAACAGCTACCAGAGCAGCGTAAGGTTCGATAAGAAAGTTAGACCAGATGATGTCCTGGCTGACTTCAAAGACAACACCGTCGTTATCACCATTCCAAAGCTTGAGtgtgatgaagaaaatgttgtTAACGTTCTGATAGAAGGTCACAATGTGGACCATTTAATCGACGAAGCACCAGCTAAAACGTTGGCTGAGCCTGTCGAAGAACCTTCTAAGACAACGAAAGAGAATCTGAAGTAA
- the GCD7 gene encoding translation initiation factor eIF2b (go_component eukaryotic translation initiation factor 2B complex~go_function translation initiation factor activity; GTP binding~go_process translational initiation) has product MPAATVTPEIRAIIDPLVSSLKRQQLNGDKTIALAVSQLLMKVIAAARWTNPYDLIDIIRKVGTTLSSAQPRKVVTGNIVRRVLALIRDEIETEHENGATPMMSSMFSLLSTTNDTSHKEQHNQSKKQMSELRSIIIQGIRDLVDEITNVNDGIESMSMDLIHDNEILLTPTPTSETVLQFLIKARQKRKFTVLITESFPNYIKQSHSFAKKLAEHKIETILVPDSTIYAVMSRVGKVIIGSSAVFVNGGCMANSGVSHVVECAKEHRTPVFALAGLYKLSPLYPFTRDDLIEVGNSGKVLNYDDFKLVDNVELVTNPLDDYIPPENIDIYITNVGGFAPSFIYRIVLDNYKTEDNSLE; this is encoded by the coding sequence ATGCCTGCTGCCACTGTGACACCCGAGATCCGGGCCATAATTGACCCTTTGGTATCTTCGTTGAAACGTCAGCAGCTCAACGGAGACAAAACCATTGCTTTGGCCGTTTCCCAATTGCTTATGAAGGTCATAGCTGCCGCGAGATGGACCAATCCGTACGACTTGATTGACATAATCCGAAAAGTAGGCACCACACTCAGTTCTGCACAGCCTAGGAAAGTCGTGACGGGTAACATAGTCAGAAGAGTGCTAGCATTAATCCGAGATGAGATTGAGACTGAGCATGAAAATGGGGCAACACCCATGATGAGCTCTATGTTCTCATTGCTTTCTACCACCAACGATACTAGTCACAAGGAACAGCATAATCAGCTGAAAAAGCAGATGAGTGAATTAAGATCAATAATTATTCAGGGAATTCGTGATTTGGTGGACGAAATCACCAACGTCAACGACGGAATCGAGTCGATGTCGATGGACTTGATTCACGACAACGAAATCTTATTGACTCCTACACCTACCTCAGAGACCGTGTTGCAATTTTTGATCAAGGCCAGacaaaagagaaagttTACGGTTTTAATCACCGAGAGTTTCCCCAACTACATCAAGCAATCGCATCTGTTTGCGAAGAAGTTGGCCGAACACAAGATCGAGACCATCTTGGTACCAGACTCAACCATATATGCCGTAATGTCCCGTGTAGGTAAGGTAATAATAGGCTCCAGTGCCGTATTTGTCAATGGAGGCTGTATGGCCAACTCGGGGGTATCACACGTAGTCGAGTGTGCCAAAGAACACAGAACTCCTGTGTTTGCTCTTGCGGGCTTGTACAAGTTATCACCATTATATCCCTTCACCAGAGATGACTTAATAGAAGTGGGAAACTCCGGCAAAGTCTTGAACTATGACGACTTCAAACTCGTCGACAATGTAGAGCTCGTCACCAACCCCTTGGATGACTATATCCCTCCTGAGAATATTGACATCTACATCACCAACGTTGGGGGCTTTGCTCCTTCTTTCATCTATAGAATAGTGTTGGATAACTACAAGACTGAAGACAACAGCCTTGAATAG